From the genome of Bos javanicus breed banteng chromosome 20, ARS-OSU_banteng_1.0, whole genome shotgun sequence:
CTAGTTTCCTCCTTCAGGACAGAGAATGAacataatttatttgaaattcagcaAGAGAAATTTATCTTTTCTCCCACATTTATCTACTTATTCAAGCATTTATTTAAACCATTATTAACTCATGgatatgtattttatactttgggttataacCCAACACATTTTTATTGTTCAAATTGTTTCAGTTTTGGCCTTGGGAGGTCTTTTGGTTGGCTTCTGTATCCGTTTGATGTATTTCCATCAGTGCAGAGATTCTTTGAGCACTTCTTTACTTTTTGGTGTAAGATGTTCCAAGCTTATCTTGCATATTTTTCTGCCCCAGTTCTAGaatcagacatttctccaagaagctcacttccttttattggagaattGTACTTTAAACCAAGATCTAGACTCTAGATGTTTTTGTTCTGACTGAGGTGTTACTTCTAGATTCTCTTAACTGACAGAACAAGAAGATATAGGTGTATAGGCTAACCCCTCTCTCTATAAacatatctgtaaatattttatatgtattcatCTGTGTTTATATTAAGCTAAACGTGAGTTCCTACTGATATCTCCAACTCAATCCTTATTGATCAGATCATTCTAGCCCCCTGTCCTAGCTTATCTATAAATCCCCACTCCAACAGTGAGAAGCTTAGCTCCCATCATCCCTTTAATTGTTCGGATCCAGGGTACCCATATAGCAACATGGAAATTGTCAACTTGTATCTCCATATTTCTCCATAAAGAGAAATATCTTTATCAACTGGAGTACAGAGGTTATGTGTAACtcattttgtcttcagtcttAGGAACTCTACTCATTTCCAGAGTTACTTAAGTCAGCAGTTTCATCTTCCCATCCCCCTTCAGTGAGATGGTCTCGAACTTTTATAAAACAGTTAAATTCTCTCAGCACAATCTGTATTCCTTCCTGGGATTCCCTGATGTgctaaacagttttttaaaatgtatgcattACGGCTCACTCTTAGTGCTGTGAGGTTCTATGGGCTTTAGCAAATGCACGTCATGTATCTTCCACTCTAGTGTCATACAGAGAAATATCACTGCCCAGAATCTCTGGGCTTTCCCCAATCTGTCTCCCCttccctgcattttttttttaccacgtTTACAGTTCTGGcattttcagaatgtcatataattagAGAAGacagtatatttttaaacatttgtcttcttttctgaGGGGCTGGGAAGAAGCTCACCAGAGAAGAACCTAAGACTTTTGTCTTTACTTCAAAAAACCTTGAGAGTGGCTTTCTCCttgaatttttattcttatatcttgttctttgtgtttttttcttcctttttatatgtgtatattatctTCAGAGTGTTTCGCATTATGGATGACAATAACAACCGAACCCTTGATTTCAAAGAATTTGTGAAAGGGTTAAATGATTATGCTGTGGTCATGGAAAAGGAGGAGGCGGAAGAGCTTTTCCGGAGGTTCGATAAAGATGGAAACGGAACAATAGACTTCAATGAGTTTCTTCTCACATTAAGAGTAAGTGGTCCCATGAATCACTGTATCCACTGGGTTTGGCTTTCACGTGGTTTGAACTGGCTATCATAAGACTTGGTGTTTGGAAGCTGATAGCACACCATGGAGGAGATGGGCAGGAGACAATACAGGCTTAGGGATTTTCTGGAGCAGTCACAATGCACATCATTTAAAGGCACACAAACGATTGCAATTGCACATCATTGAGAGGAATCAAATATTTCACTGCAGATGATACAAGGAAAGCTCATCGACTTGTGTATGTGGCTTTTTTCCAATGTTTCTAGCCTCCAATGTCCAGAGCCAGAAAAGAGGTGATTATGCAAGCTTTTCGAAAGCTAGACAAGACTGGAGATGGTGTGATAACAATTGAAGACCTTCGAGAGGTGTACAATGCAAAACACCATCCAAAGTACCAGAATGGTGAATGGACGGAGGAGCAAGTGTTCCGGAAATTTCTGGATAACTTTGACTCACCCTATGACAAAGATGGAGTGGTGAGTGAAAGAGCTTAATCTAGTGAAATTTCTTTCTGTAATTATAAATGGGAAATGGGCCCCAAGCCTTAAAAAGatttataccatatatatatatatatatataaaataaatcgaAGTAAATGTTTCCTTGGTGACTATCTAGAAAGCTTAgaacaaaagtagtaaaaatgtgtgtgtgtgcacacatatattTGTAGGGGAGCCACATACAGCTAAATATCCATCATCTGAAGACTGTGGCATTTTGGTTAAAGGTTCTGTTTCTTGATTGCCATATTTGCCATACACAGCTAGCCTAATTTCAACAAACTTCATGCTAATACATATCCAACTTCAAAATGAGACCATAATTCAATTTTGGGGAACATGGTTCGCAGGGCATCTCGGGATGCTGCCTGCCTTTTCACACATCCCCCCTGAGCATCATTTGTCATCACACTTCGCTACATGAAAATGTCATTTCAGGGAAGCATCAATTAAGGGAAAGCCAGATAACAGAATTTACTCTGATTTAATCTTTGGTGGGCTTTGAGATGAACTTACATTTCTAAACTCCAGTGAACTTAAGGACAAAAGCAACCACCTATTTCCAAGAACTCGTGTCTTCAAGTGACAAAACATGTTGCCTGGTAGGATAAGGAATACTGTTTCCATAACTGTATTTAAACTGAGATGGAATTGTTAGGTGgctagaataggaaacaggagtccagaatggcggtgggtaaaagacaagaaagggaaaagcccacgaaaatagaacaaaggaaggtctgaggaccggagtgaggacctcaggtagaacaaacagtgctcctggctagcccaatttacataaggCAGGcccaaggggaggaaaaaaacatataaaaagaggagccaaagggccgagGGTCTCTCTCTCCTGCacgcatgcatgtgtgcgtgcactctctctctctctcctcttcgcgtcttttgggttggcatgctCTCACACCTTgaggatatatttttctttattttctaaataaaactgagctgtaacatggagctatAACACTGTCCGGGAGCTGTGATGCACCGAAGGCTTTGATGtctgttgcttcaaatttttgttgtgacgagacagacccgaggaaattacacactcccctgacagaatgaaagaaaactgaagtggtagccattcgtcatgtctgactctgcgaatccatgggctgtaacccactaggctcctttgcccttgggattctccaggcaagaatattagagttggtgccattcacttctccaggggatcttcccaacccagggttggaaTCCggattttctgcattgcaggcatagtCTTTGCCATCtgctggagtagggaatggcaatccactccactccagtattcttgcctgaagaatcccatggaaagaggagccttgcaggctacagtccatggggtcacaaacagttggacatgattaagtgactaatctttctttctttctttaccatctgagccaccagggaagtccaagacagAATGTTGTCTGTCTTTTATCAACATCCAGAAATGGGATTTTTGACCCAGGATCAGCTCTGCTCTGAAATGCCCTGAAGGTTTAAGGTGATGGGGAAGGGAGTTCCCTGTGTGGCTGGGGCAGCAGGACCCCGGGGACAGTGACTCCTGACCTTTTTGCCACACAGGAAGGCTTGATGTGGCAGTGGGCTGGAAGCGGAGATGCTGGAGATAGGGAGAGGAAACAAGCCTTCCTGTCCTAAAGGGAAttccccgcccctccctccccattttttttttttttctgtgaaacttCATGGTGAGCCCTATGACCAAGGGGAGGGAGGTCTTTATGTCATTTCTGCTGACATTTTCCTGCCAGGGGCAGAGAAATATCCTCCATTTTAGCCTGAAGTGATtgcagaagtagatttttaaaaggagCCTAGATTCTGTTGGGCAGTCAAATGCTTGGGGACAGAAACAGCAGAACTGTGTTTTCTTCCCCTGAGGCTGGCCTTTGATCTCTGAGATGGCAGTGGAAAAATAGTCAACTGTCATTTCCCCAAATTAGCCCATCTTGATGCAGGGTCCCAGCCTGTATCTACCCCTCTTCTGCAGGTGGTTCCTCCCCTTTGCCAGGGGAAACCTCAGCTGCCCTTTTCTCTAACCCAAGTCAGAATAGCCAGTTGTTGTGATTCAGCTGATTTCAAGTTCCCACCCTGTTTCTTCTGACATTTATCTTCACAAGCCACAGTAGGTTCTCAAATACTCAAAGTAAGGGTTATTGGGGTTTTTAGCGGTTATAGCATTTGATGTCACCTGAATTTCACAGACTCTGAATAAACCCCCAGCTCTCTGAGTGCTCATCATTCAGGGAATGAATTATTCACGCAGGTTGCTGGCAGCCCTGAAGAACTGCAGAATTTGATTGTTTTtaaggggggggggggcaggtggAACACAAGGATTTATAGTTTTAACAAGTGTCCCAAATGACTCTTATTCACATTGGTATTCGAGATCTTTCCTCTCAAAGATTCAGAAGTGCCTGGTTTAATGACTAAATATATTATgcacaccctggaggaggaaacggcaatctactcactccggtattcttgcctggagaatcccatggaaagagaagcctggtgggctacagttacagggtcacaaagaattggacatgactgaagtgacttagcatgcacacatgcacatattatGCACAGaaacttcacttagcataatcatAAATCTAaatagtatttattgagcacttattatcGCCCAGATGTGCCAAGGACTTTCCAGGGATATTCCAGggagtaatgaaaatatttcttaaacctGATGCATGATTCAGACTTTTCTAAATTGAGTcacattttaaatgaacaaagagctgtTGCTATAAAGGAACTCCAGATGGAGCTGAAAGCTGGAGAACTGGGGAATGCAAAGCAGGCCAGAAATAAAAAAACTCAAGAAAGGAGCACATTAATGGTACTCTATAATTTTTAACAAAAGCTCTTGTACATGTATTCTTTATTTCTACTTCCAGGCATTGATAGGCACAGCTCAGTTACTAGCTCCATTCAATGTCTTTCTTCCTACTGCTTTTTACTCTtttatggggtggggtgggagcagagaggcaggaggaagagagagaagggaagaagagaaggagacaaggATGGATCCTATGACTTTTTTCTCTGTTCCCTTATAATTTCAGCACAAAATGCAAGTGGGTCAGTCAACTCATGATTCTTGTGTCGGGCGAGtgtgtatgctcctcggttctgtctcatcacaacaaagatttagagtgatggacattaaagccctcgatGCATtgcagctctcaggtcttggacaaaccgtgttatagctcttagacaaatcattgttacagctctattttatttagaagatagcaggagaatccatcctcgaggcgtgagggcatgcgGACCCAAAGacgcgaagagaagagagtggaggagcacGCCAGCGCGCGGGAGAAAGAGACAGCACGCGCGAGAGCGAGTCCTTtggctcctttttttttgttttttttttcctcccctctgggcctgccctatgtaaattgggctagccaggagtgctgtttgttctacctgaggtcctcactcaggtcctcggaccttccttgaccttcctttgttctgtttttgcaggcttttcccttccttgtcttttagccaccaccattctggactcctgtttcctatttaaCTACCTAACACTTGGAAGAGATAAGAATGTTCCCCGAGACTTGGTGAGAGAAGAGTTTGCTGTTAGGGACTAGAAAGGGGTTTTGAATTATTTATGGATTTCACTTTTTGTGGTGTTTTCAATCCCTCATGACACTGAAATTTGAGGGCTAACTGGAAAAGTGATAACTTTCCCAGACAACCATCATTACTGTGTCTGTGTCCTCCCATATAAGCTGGCCTGTACTTGGGGCTAAATTCACTGGTCATAGAGATCAAACCAAAAAACAATTATTTCCCTGAGTCAACTAATTGTGTCTGCTAATACAGTTGAATTAGAGCACACTTGTCACATGGacctatttaaaaatacattggtaactgcatttcttctctcttaaaggaaaggaaagtaaaATCTTAGCATAAGTAAACATATTAGTTGAAACAGGCATGGAAAGAGAGAGAACCCAAGTGGGGATGGAGTGGGGGGATCTTTTAGAACTTAACTCTGTGCCTGAAATGAATCATATGTATCTTAAAAAAGCATGAAGCCAAGGAGTATTTAACAAgaaatctctttccttttctgtaggATGGAGCTccatttttaaaggtaaaaagcATGCCTTGTCTTGACACAAGAACATGAGGGTGGTATTTCTGACATGTCCCAGAAAGACGGTATTCACTACAGTTAAAGAACACATGTTTCTTATTCTGAGTTTCAGTCTCACTTACCTGGACAGATGGGCTTCTGCTCTTATAGGAAGACGAGACCTGCATCTCACTTTCCATTTAGGTTGGTTTGGAAATTTTCGAGactttcttcctttattcttgTTGGCCACTCCCTCATGGCCATTCTCaacctcatttttctctttttctagatCTATTCTTCAGTGGTGTCACTAAGAAGTCTACTTGACTGAAATTTCCCTCCCATTTACAGGTTCTAGAGATGTGCCTCAATCTGAAATGGTGAGAAGCAAagctttgtgttattttttttcccctgactttTACACTGCAGGTGACCCCTGAGGAGTTCATGAACTACTATGCTGGGGTGAGCGCGTCCATTGACACTGATGTGTATTTCATCGTCATGATGCGAACCGCCTGGAAGCTCTGAATGTATGACCTGGGAACAGGGGACTATAACGGCTGCCATGTGGCTCCAAATGATTAAACATCAGCTCAAAACCAGGAGCAGCACTGAGTTCATATTCATTCCAGGGTTTCTTAGGTGTTTACATACACTGCATTTTCTAggacagaagaaataaagacattaaGTATTTAACTGTCACTTCTCTGAGGCTGTTTCCTTAGTTCTAAAATATATATCAGTTAAAATAAGGTCCATAAGTCTCCTAGAGCCAGgctaaaaaaaattagatttcttCCTTGGctattaataaaattttgaatattataatCCCACCCAGGCACCCAGAGTGTTTTTCCACCTCCCATTAGATGGTCCATTTCTGGATTGaagaatttatctatttttaagacTGATGGTAAATCTTCATGAGTCTCAGTACCAATCTGGGGATCAGAAGAAGACTCCACATTTGCCTCTATTTTCATAGAGTTTCAAGTTTCAAAGTTTTAAGTTTCAAAACTTGAGTTTCTCTGCTTGTGGTTTCAGTAAGCCTCAGTTTGGCCAATagatttaaaatgacattttgggGTCATTTTAAAGGCTGATGTGAGACTAGACACCTTTTCCTTGAGCAGTAGAGTCAGGGCAGTTCCTGTGGTTAAATTCTGTTACTGGGCTGTGCTCTCAGGATTTATGTGGGACATCTCACCCCGTGAGCGGGCACATCATATCAGGGATCTGGTGGAAtgttcctctctcccctccctgctgtGGGCCCATTACGCTGAAGTTCCCACCAGCACAAAAAGACAGAGTGAGGCATAGATGAGGACCATGGGCATACCCCAAAGCAGAGTTTCCATCCTGACACTTTGTGGCTCGGAGTCTCCTGCTCTCAGGTCTAAGCTCTGGCTTCATGTTGTTGATGTGTGAGCATCTCCTCAGGAGAGGCTTCTAAGCAAAGGCAGAGCCTGCTGCTGGAGAGTAGATATTGAAACTACAGCTCTCTCTGCCTGTTTTCTGTTCCTGGGCCAGAGATCAAAACACAGAGACCAGTCCTCTGGCTATGGTGCTGGAGGTGATGATCTTGTTACTCGAAGACAGTCCCAGTCCTTCTTGTCATTCTGACCCTGGCTGCACTCCTCCCCCGGTTTGGGGACATAGACTGGAGTATTGGTCCCCTTTAAGAGCTTATGTATTCAAGTGGCCCTGGATTTAGGGTCAGAACACACTTGCCATTTTTCTTATCAGTTCACTTGTTTACTTGGTGAATTTGGAATTTGAGATCAGGATATACAttgatttaaaaattgtgaaaacaaAAGTTTCCGGGTGAGAATTATAGCAGTTGTTAAAGAGGACACGTTTCTTTGTTGTTGAGTTACCCTGATGAAAGGCTGGAAAAAGGATCTTTTTCTTGAGGGTGAGAGCAACTCTATATCATGGGAAGCTAGCTTTTTTTGCAAATTAATTGCACAAATCTGGTTTTCTATTGGACTTATTATCAATGCTTATGTAGACAGTGGTTGTCCAAAAGGCACCAAATATTATAAAGAAACATGTAGGTACGATGTAGAAAACCAGAAGAAGTTATgaagaaatggacagaaaaaTATTCATGTTTTCTGCAGCCTGTGCCTTGCATATTGTGACTAAGGAAGGGGTCCCCGGTTACCTGGGCACACTGGTTTCAAGCCTGCTGCTCTAGATAATTTGTGTCTTTGATTCTGGGAATGACTCATGCCTCTGCTTAACTGGGGCCATAGAATAAACATGTGATTCTAGAAGGACTAGGTTGCAGCTATCAGCTTTGTCTTCCCCAGTAGTACTTTGCTTCCTGTCTAACTGGGGTGCAGGGCACTGCTATCAGATTTCTGATAATCCATGCCTCACAGTGCAGCTGGTCACATTCAGTTACCTCCCTTCTAATAGGTTCGGTTCTGGCTGACAGTGAGGATTCTATCTGCATTCCCCTCCACCCCGCCACCCTCCAGAAAACAAATCTAATAGCCTGTTGGTCAGGGTCACTCCATTCCTGCTGTCAGCCTTAACCTGTGACTAGGCCAGAAATCACTTATTATTTAAATCTATTCCTTCTGGTAGCAgtgggaagaacagagaagagtcattaaaaatcatttgctaatatttttcagtatatattttctttttagttaacTTATACAGTTAAAATGTTACTCCCTTTGcaattaaaagcaaatataaactgACCACTTGGGTCAgaagataaaagacaaaaagggTCTCCAGAAGAACACTTCAGAGCTCTTTACCTGGACCTGGACAGGTTGGGCCTAGACCCTAGATATGATATTAGACAAGCAAGCCTAAGAGAAGAGGATGAAATTGGCAGCTTTTCATGAAGCAGGAACAATGTATGAAAACATTCTGAGAATCAGGATTGCTGAGAACAGGCTGCCAGTATCTGCACTGAATCTGGGCCTCTAATCCCTCCCAAGGCAAACAAACCCAGGCCAGGCCAGAGAAGACCCTGACTCAGCCGCTGTCAAGAGCTGCAGGGCATCCTAACTGAATTCCAGTTAGAGGGCAAATGAGAAACCCATGATGCACAAGTAGAATTATGGACTGAGGCAGATCTCCTCCAGCCAGTCAATGTGGCTGATTTCCAAAGTCATGTCAACCTTGATAGGATTTCTTCCCAGGCCCAGATGGTGCTCTGGGGGACAATGTATGGTTCTTTGTGGTTTGGTGGCCAAGTACAGAGTCACATTTCATacagtaatcagatcagatcagatcagatcagtcgctcagtcgtgtctgactctttgcgaccccatgaatcgcagcacgccaggcctccctgtccatcaccaattcctggagttcactgagactcacgtccatcgagtcagtgatgccatccagccatctcatcctctgtcatccccttctcctcctgcccccaatccctcccagcatcagagtcttttccaatgagtcaactcttcgcatgaggtggccaaagtaccggagtttcagctttagcatcattccttccaaagaaatcccggggcagatctccttcagaatggactggttggatctccttgcagtccaagggactctcaagagtcttctccaacaccacagttcaaaagcatcaattcttcagcactcagccttcttcacagtccaactctcacatccatacatgaccacaggaaaaaccatagccttgactagacgaacctttgttggcaaagtaatgtctctgcttgctGGGCCCCCTCCAAGTAGGCTGCATGCATCATGGTTTTAgggtgaagagatatcccatcaaaaaatattttttgagccaCTGCCACGTACCATGTTCTTCTCTGGTTGTGGGGATaagcaatttttttgttgttgttcagtcactaagtcgtgtctgactctttgtgattctatggactgcagcacgccaggcttccttgtccttcactgtctcccagagtttgctcagattcatgtccattgagtcagtgataccatccaaccatctcatcctctgctaccctcttcttcttttgctttcaatctttcccagcatcaggtcttttccaatgactgtgctgtttgcattaggtggccaaagtattggagctttttTAAGGGGTGGTataagatcagtcctgggtgttcattggaaggactgatgttgaagcggaaactctaatactttggccacctgatgcaaagagctaacttatttgaaaagacactgatgctgggaaagattgaggacaggaggagaaggggacgacagaggatgagatggttggatgacatcaccgactcaatggatacgggtcttgggtagactctggcagttgatgatggacagggaggcctggtgtgctgcagttcatggggttgccaagagtcagacacgactgagtgactgaactggaactaGAAGCAATGTGCtagaataaatgcaaataaaactacTGGCTCTCACACCAGTCTAACTGCACACAGTCTTTAAGAAAtcagagaggaagggaaaagcGGGCACTGAAATTCTCCTTTCTGTCTTGTCTAGCTTCTGAAGCAGGGCAGTTGGGACCCTTCACACAGTGGTATATTGGAGATTCCATTGTAACTCTGATGGATATAGACAATCAAGGAAAATACCCCTCTATTCTTGGAGGCAGGTCACTGGGCTTTCACTTCTCTTAGCGGGTGTGGATTGCCTCATTGAACCAGGAGAGTACCGACAGGTGATGGATGCTTCCACCCACATCAGGCTTCTTACAGATGCAATTTTTTCAGCTGATGTTTAATCAAGTGGAAATTAAATTAACCAAATGTGTTCTTGGATGGTGTGTGGGTGTCTTTCTACTCTTTCTTCATGTAATTCTACTAACATGCTCTAAGGACTATCTCTTGTTGGATTTATGGGTATCTCTTTGGGGCACAGAATAAACAACTTCACAGCTTCCAGTTTTTTAGATTAGTCAGCAAACTTGCTTTCATGGAAATTATAGCCTGTTCTCTTAAATGAAGAGCTTGGTTCAAAGACATAGCCAAGTTTTAAATGTTAGAAATGCCTACAACTGAAGGGAAACAAACATGCCGAGGGTTTGATAGACTGTCGTATAATGTTAttttcatgtaattgatcctTTGAAAGTTGTATTTCTAAGCATAGTCTACTTCTCCAAGTTGCTTATATGAAAATGACATAAACCTTGATAGAGATAGCTAGTTATTTGTTATAATAAAAACAC
Proteins encoded in this window:
- the CAPSL gene encoding calcyphosin-like protein isoform X4, with product MAGTARHDREMAIQAKKKLTVATDPIERLRLQCLARGSAGIKGLGRVFRIMDDNNNRTLDFKEFVKGLNDYAVVMEKEEAEELFRRFDKDGNGTIDFNEFLLTLRPPMSRARKEVIMQAFRKLDKTGDGVITIEDLREVYNAKHHPKYQNGEWTEEQVFRKFLDNFDSPYDKDGVIYSSVVSLRSLLD
- the CAPSL gene encoding calcyphosin-like protein isoform X2 — protein: MAGTARHDREMAIQAKKKLTVATDPIERLRLQCLARGSAGIKGLGRVFRIMDDNNNRTLDFKEFVKGLNDYAVVMEKEEAEELFRRFDKDGNGTIDFNEFLLTLRPPMSRARKEVIMQAFRKLDKTGDGVITIEDLREVYNAKHHPKYQNGEWTEEQVFRKFLDNFDSPYDKDGVVSKEDFLNYYAGVSASIDTDAYFILMMRESWRL
- the CAPSL gene encoding calcyphosin-like protein isoform X1, with the protein product MAGTARHDREMAIQAKKKLTVATDPIERLRLQCLARGSAGIKGLGRVFRIMDDNNNRTLDFKEFVKGLNDYAVVMEKEEAEELFRRFDKDGNGTIDFNEFLLTLRPPMSRARKEVIMQAFRKLDKTGDGVITIEDLREVYNAKHHPKYQNGEWTEEQVFRKFLDNFDSPYDKDGVVTPEEFMNYYAGVSASIDTDVYFIVMMRTAWKL
- the CAPSL gene encoding calcyphosin-like protein isoform X3, which translates into the protein MAGTARHDREMAIQAKKKLTVATDPIERLRLQCLARGSAGIKGLGRVFRIMDDNNNRTLDFKEFVKGLNDYAVVMEKEEAEELFRRFDKDGNGTIDFNEFLLTLRPPMSRARKEVIMQAFRKLDKTGDGVITIEDLREVYNAKHHPKYQNGEWTEEQVFRKFLDNFDSPYDKDGVDGAPFLKVKSMPCLDTRT